CTCAGCCACTGGGCCCACGCCACGATCTCCAGCGGGTCGTAAGGCTCCGGAAACAGGCGGCGGTGTCCTCCGCTGCGCTCCCAGCCCGGAATGGGCGGCGTGTCTTTCGCGACGATGACCGCGGCCGCGAACGTCGCCGGATCCACGGCCGACAGATCCTGAGGAATGTCGAGCACGCGCCAGTCCAGCACGTACACGTCGGCCATCAGGGCGGTCAACGCCGCACGCGCGAGCGTCCGATCCGTCGTCGCTCCCACGAGCTTCAGCCCCGGCGAGTCCGCAACGTAAGCGGCCAGCTCCCGGTCCGCCGAGACCACGAACACGCGAAGGTCAGGAGCCACCGGACATCACCGCCTCTCCTTGAAAGAGAGAGCGCTCGTCGACCCCGGCCGTGGGCTCCGCCGCAGGTTCATATGAGTCCAGCGCGACGAACAGGCGGCCGTTCGCGAGCCCATAAGCGATGCGCTCCGCCTGGTCCGGGCGAACGGCCACGACGATGGCGTCCACGTCCGCCGGTTGGCCGAACGCGGACGGCGCCTCCTGGACGCCGATGACCTCGATGCCCCGCACCAGAAGGCGGGACAGGCTCAAACCTTCCAATTTGGAACTGACGTAGACGAGGTCGACGAGATCTCCGACCCGGATGGGCGGCAAAGGCTCGTCCCCCACGGGGACGGCGAACCCCTGCATTCCCGGAGCCAATGCCGCCCGCACGCCACCGTCCCGCGGATCGGACGACAGCATCGTCTTCATCAGCGGTTGTCCCGCCGCCACCGGTTGAAGGCTGTAGCGGTCGGTTGCGTCACTCAAGTTATGGAGGGCACCGGGTGGAACCCAACGCACCGGCCACTGTGACACCCTCACGTCCCCGGGACGGACAGCCTGGTGCGCGGACAGGTCGCGAGCCGCCACGATGACGGGGACGGTGGCGGACAGCGCACGGAACTGGAAGAACACGAACAGTCCGGCGGATGCGGCGAATCCGACCAGCGCCACCTCCTGCCAACGAAACGCCCTGCGCAGCGAAACCGCCTCCTCACTTCCAGATTCTGTGAAGGAGGATTCGCGCCACGGTCTGGAACTCCTTCCCAGCAACTGACAGGACTACCAATTTTTGTGTGGAACATCTTGTCGAGGTGATGGGAGTGAGCGGATCGGGAAGGCGTGCATGGCGCGCGGTCTGGGTCGCTGCGCTGATCGTCTTGGTGACCGTGCGGCCGGCGGCGGCGGGAGAACCCACATCGCCTTGGTACGACGATGTCCCGTCAAGCGACTGGGCGTACGACGCGATTCACGACCTTTGGAGCGTCGGCGTCACGGACGGTTGGTCCGTCCATCCGTACGGATCGCGGCCGTGGGTGCGTGTCGAACGGTTCGAACCGGACGCGGAAGTGGAACGTGTGCACTATGCCGTCATGCTGGCCAAGGCCTTCGAACTCACGCCCCAAGGCGGGGCTTTGCCCTACGTCGACGTGCCGTCTTCATTTCTAATATATGGTAAGTTCGATGCCGTTCCCTGGCTCGTGGCCGCGTATCGAACGGGCATCCTGCCCGATGGGCGCACGCCCTTCGCTCCGAGCGCGGAAATCGAGCGTCAAGACGCCGTCGCGTGGCTGATCCGAGCTCTCGGCCTCGAGGGGTATGCTCGTTCGCTCTCATCATCGGATGTCGACGCGCTGCTTTCCGGCTTCCGTGACGGGTGGCAGGTTCAACCCGCCCTCAGGCAAGAGATCGGGGCCGCCATCCGGCTCCGGATTCTGCGGGGATACCCCGACCGGACGCTTCGTCCGCGGTCTTCGCTCACGAGAAGCGAGGCGGCGACGGTGATCTACCGCTCCGCGTGGGTTCGCCTGGA
This window of the Clostridia bacterium genome carries:
- the cpaB gene encoding Flp pilus assembly protein CpaB; translated protein: MALVGFAASAGLFVFFQFRALSATVPVIVAARDLSAHQAVRPGDVRVSQWPVRWVPPGALHNLSDATDRYSLQPVAAGQPLMKTMLSSDPRDGGVRAALAPGMQGFAVPVGDEPLPPIRVGDLVDLVYVSSKLEGLSLSRLLVRGIEVIGVQEAPSAFGQPADVDAIVVAVRPDQAERIAYGLANGRLFVALDSYEPAAEPTAGVDERSLFQGEAVMSGGS
- a CDS encoding S-layer homology domain-containing protein → MSGSGRRAWRAVWVAALIVLVTVRPAAAGEPTSPWYDDVPSSDWAYDAIHDLWSVGVTDGWSVHPYGSRPWVRVERFEPDAEVERVHYAVMLAKAFELTPQGGALPYVDVPSSFLIYGKFDAVPWLVAAYRTGILPDGRTPFAPSAEIERQDAVAWLIRALGLEGYARSLSSSDVDALLSGFRDGWQVQPALRQEIGAAIRLRILRGYPDRTLRPRSSLTRSEAATVIYRSAWVRLEADPNPFSPDHDGIADVVSIHAHSLQNGNLAQWRVWVEDSQGETLRTLSVVPAGASRVVAIWDGRDDAARPLAPGVYYARAEIRSYVAEPRTSTPLPIRLEMKRLDASLHPSRVPPDTDVTILASTSAPAARIDAVTPWGHVALHRSSDVGGWENWWASFRVPKGVALGTYAVRVEAVFTDGGRRSANLTLEVVPPPGSTPEDYGRQRLPSVRIALTGADPFAP